The Agromyces sp. LHK192 genome includes a window with the following:
- a CDS encoding septum formation family protein has translation MRSGGGRGDAFEDDGADWLLGAFDRASDPSTAPVPLSEEPAQPFSPFAFEAQEQARGFPSAPVPPAEPFRPAAPFEPAAFEPAAYAPEPVEPEPLRPEPVRRHQEIDDWFSLAEPAAPAAQAGPSDAPPHAQPVIGGPMVTPQPEALQQFTPPSRFAEPAPVQDAPTWAPPPAPAPQPPASAPYAPAPEVPPGPVTPAAPFALQWGESSGGPTAQTSAEASLRAAFARLSQPDEFVDPVPAEHRDQGLAEATDGTASWMPEPTAPPVARQSFTPAAPRTVGDYDAEIWSALSEPDPAVPAPAPQPEPRYDAVQWMPQADDQQYGDAPRYAEPDPWAQAQQYAEPQPYAEPQYDGTGGFADAPQYAEPQYDGTGGFAEAPQYAEPPQPYAEQDPWAQPVPAEPMQWATPQQPVEHDPWAQPQQPFAGDDYAEPVGYAEPAGYAEPVGYAEPAGDPEPEPYVDPVQWAPRASSSQPAQPPGAPLTNDAPRFDGDPLPFLEVRGPAADLEPVAAQHWSLDAPDESMAQAPRARAPFPAFASVRWDDADPEQSDPEPPVDDLLAALGSGRAAHPTIPAPEPVAPDSGPSGPGDGDDFSSLGFGAFDEDPDPFDSDDAVLDGDPRGLDSRADTLAYGRPFADPVQGVGPDADEPTYAWNLRADPHAADPKADLEAPAPDGAEVEPRPERRTWLASAEESAQADPLPTAPYDRTAQYDRTAQYDRTAQYDPTSPYGEAPRSDASNAESTDTGLTALFGASAVAAGAVPSAQGPGRAGAQPFAAAGGPVGSTGPRGSAGPAGAAAGSRPPGGAGSSGTNGSGSGGGLPKTLIWVAGGLAALLIVAGLFWFGTRLGGGSGTAALPSGSAGAETTAAQTATATPPPVPTAIQPPGVHAWDTMFGGECIEPFAGPWAEEFTVVDCAAPHGAQLVYRGSLSDDPAAPFPGEAEAGAAAQAHCVSAGVVDVAAAAGIPDLQIQSAYPVTEAQWTAGVRSYYCFVNRAGGELLTASLQGTGPTA, from the coding sequence AGGCACAGGAGCAGGCCCGGGGATTCCCGTCGGCTCCGGTGCCGCCTGCGGAGCCGTTCCGGCCTGCCGCGCCGTTCGAGCCGGCAGCGTTCGAGCCTGCGGCGTATGCGCCTGAACCCGTCGAGCCGGAGCCCCTCCGTCCGGAGCCGGTACGCCGTCACCAGGAGATCGACGACTGGTTCTCGCTCGCGGAACCGGCTGCGCCCGCAGCGCAGGCCGGCCCGTCGGATGCCCCGCCGCACGCCCAGCCGGTGATCGGGGGGCCGATGGTGACGCCGCAGCCCGAGGCGCTCCAGCAGTTCACGCCGCCGTCCCGGTTCGCCGAGCCCGCTCCCGTGCAGGATGCACCGACGTGGGCGCCGCCGCCCGCCCCGGCGCCGCAGCCGCCCGCGTCCGCACCGTACGCGCCGGCCCCGGAGGTGCCGCCCGGGCCGGTGACGCCCGCCGCGCCGTTCGCGCTCCAGTGGGGCGAATCGTCGGGTGGACCGACCGCGCAGACCAGTGCGGAGGCCTCCCTCCGTGCAGCGTTCGCCCGACTGTCGCAACCCGACGAGTTCGTCGATCCCGTTCCGGCGGAGCACCGAGACCAGGGCCTCGCCGAGGCGACCGACGGTACGGCGTCATGGATGCCCGAACCCACTGCGCCGCCCGTGGCGCGGCAGTCGTTCACGCCGGCGGCGCCGCGCACCGTGGGCGACTACGACGCGGAGATCTGGTCGGCACTGTCCGAACCCGACCCGGCGGTTCCGGCACCGGCCCCGCAGCCCGAACCCCGATACGACGCCGTGCAGTGGATGCCGCAGGCAGACGACCAGCAGTACGGGGACGCTCCGCGGTATGCCGAACCCGATCCGTGGGCGCAGGCGCAGCAGTATGCCGAGCCGCAGCCGTACGCCGAACCGCAGTACGACGGGACCGGCGGATTCGCCGACGCTCCGCAGTACGCCGAGCCGCAGTACGACGGGACCGGCGGATTCGCCGAAGCTCCGCAGTACGCCGAGCCGCCGCAGCCGTACGCGGAGCAGGACCCGTGGGCACAGCCCGTTCCCGCCGAGCCGATGCAGTGGGCGACCCCGCAACAGCCCGTCGAGCACGACCCGTGGGCGCAGCCGCAGCAGCCCTTCGCAGGCGATGACTACGCCGAGCCGGTCGGGTACGCCGAGCCGGCAGGGTACGCCGAGCCGGTCGGGTATGCCGAGCCCGCCGGTGACCCCGAGCCCGAGCCGTATGTCGACCCGGTGCAGTGGGCGCCCCGTGCCTCGTCCTCGCAGCCGGCGCAGCCTCCGGGCGCGCCCCTGACGAACGACGCCCCGCGATTCGACGGTGATCCGCTCCCCTTCCTCGAGGTCCGCGGCCCTGCCGCCGATCTCGAGCCGGTCGCGGCTCAGCACTGGTCCTTGGACGCTCCAGATGAGTCCATGGCCCAGGCGCCGCGCGCCAGGGCCCCGTTCCCGGCTTTCGCCTCCGTCCGCTGGGACGATGCCGACCCTGAGCAATCCGATCCGGAGCCTCCCGTCGACGACCTGCTCGCCGCGCTCGGATCCGGACGCGCCGCGCACCCCACGATCCCGGCGCCCGAACCGGTCGCTCCGGACTCCGGCCCGTCCGGACCCGGCGACGGCGACGACTTCTCGTCGCTCGGGTTCGGCGCCTTCGACGAGGACCCCGACCCGTTCGATTCGGATGACGCCGTCCTCGACGGGGATCCCAGGGGCCTCGACTCCCGGGCCGACACCCTCGCGTACGGCCGGCCCTTCGCCGACCCGGTGCAGGGGGTTGGGCCGGACGCCGATGAGCCGACGTACGCCTGGAACCTTCGGGCCGATCCGCACGCGGCCGATCCGAAGGCCGACCTCGAGGCTCCCGCACCGGATGGCGCCGAGGTGGAGCCGCGACCGGAGCGGCGGACCTGGCTCGCGTCGGCCGAGGAGTCGGCCCAGGCCGACCCGCTCCCGACGGCGCCGTACGACCGCACGGCGCAGTACGACCGCACGGCGCAGTACGACCGCACGGCGCAGTACGACCCGACGTCGCCCTACGGCGAGGCGCCGCGGTCGGATGCCTCGAATGCCGAGTCGACCGACACCGGCCTGACGGCGTTGTTCGGCGCGTCGGCCGTCGCGGCCGGAGCCGTTCCGTCTGCGCAGGGCCCCGGCCGCGCCGGTGCGCAGCCGTTCGCGGCGGCCGGCGGACCGGTCGGATCGACCGGGCCACGAGGATCGGCCGGGCCGGCGGGAGCCGCGGCGGGCTCGCGTCCGCCCGGCGGCGCGGGGTCTTCGGGCACGAACGGCTCCGGCTCCGGCGGCGGTCTTCCGAAGACGCTGATCTGGGTCGCCGGCGGGCTTGCCGCGCTGCTGATCGTCGCCGGTCTGTTCTGGTTCGGCACCCGGCTCGGCGGCGGCTCCGGCACCGCAGCCCTGCCGAGCGGGTCCGCCGGTGCCGAGACGACGGCCGCGCAGACCGCCACCGCGACGCCGCCGCCCGTGCCGACGGCGATCCAGCCGCCGGGCGTGCACGCGTGGGACACGATGTTCGGCGGTGAGTGCATCGAGCCCTTCGCCGGTCCGTGGGCCGAGGAGTTCACCGTGGTCGACTGCGCCGCTCCGCATGGCGCGCAGCTCGTCTACCGTGGTTCGCTCAGCGACGACCCGGCGGCGCCGTTCCCCGGCGAGGCCGAGGCCGGCGCGGCGGCACAGGCTCATTGCGTGTCCGCCGGCGTCGTCGACGTCGCGGCGGCCGCAGGTATCCCCGACCTGCAGATCCAGTCCGCGTACCCGGTGACCGAGGCCCAGTGGACGGCGGGCGTCCGCTCGTACTACTGCTTCGTGAACCGCGCCGGTGGCGAACTCCTCACCGCGTCGCTGCAGGGCACCGGCCCGACCGCATGA